Proteins encoded by one window of Bauldia sp.:
- a CDS encoding DUF559 domain-containing protein, translated as MKRTAFARKLRHDMTDAERLLWSRLRDRRIRGFKFRRQVPIEGYIVDFVCIDAQLVVELDGGQHGEMRGKDAVRTEKIEHAGYVVVRFWNHDVIGDVDAILAEIDRMLSVGA; from the coding sequence ATGAAACGGACCGCCTTCGCTCGTAAACTTCGTCATGACATGACGGACGCAGAGCGACTGTTGTGGTCGCGCCTGCGCGATCGGCGGATTCGCGGTTTCAAGTTTCGCCGGCAGGTTCCGATCGAAGGATACATCGTCGACTTCGTCTGCATCGACGCCCAGCTCGTCGTCGAACTGGATGGCGGTCAGCATGGCGAGATGCGCGGAAAGGACGCCGTGCGAACCGAGAAGATCGAACACGCGGGCTATGTGGTCGTTCGCTTCTGGAACCACGACGTCATCGGCGATGTGGACGCAATCCTGGCCGAGATCGACCGAATGCTTTCGGTCGGAGCCTAG
- the rsmI gene encoding 16S rRNA (cytidine(1402)-2'-O)-methyltransferase has product MSGSSSADHTFTVDGHVISAKPLKAALYVVATPIGNLGDTSLRALATLAAADIVACEDTRVTSVLFRHFGIATRLLPYHDHNAALQRPKILAALAEGKVVALVSDAGTPLISDPGYRLVGDVQAAGFDVVPIPGASALLAALVASGLPTDTFMFAGFLPPKTAARRKRLKQLGAIPATLVFFESPQRLEASLTDMNAELGSRQAVVARELTKTFETIRRGQLADLAAIYAAEPTPKGEIVVVVAPPAEEATSAIEADRILLSLLEEKSVSVAAAEAAEITGLPRRDLYQRALALKDGRGK; this is encoded by the coding sequence ATGAGCGGCAGCAGTTCGGCCGATCACACCTTCACCGTCGACGGCCATGTCATCTCGGCAAAGCCGCTGAAGGCGGCGCTCTATGTCGTGGCGACGCCGATCGGCAACCTCGGCGACACGAGTTTGCGCGCACTGGCGACGCTGGCGGCCGCCGACATCGTCGCCTGCGAGGACACGCGCGTCACATCGGTACTGTTCCGCCATTTCGGCATTGCGACGCGGCTTCTGCCCTATCACGACCACAACGCCGCGTTGCAGCGGCCGAAGATTCTGGCGGCGCTCGCCGAAGGCAAGGTAGTGGCGCTGGTCAGCGACGCCGGCACGCCGCTCATCTCCGATCCCGGCTATCGCCTTGTCGGCGACGTGCAGGCGGCCGGGTTCGATGTCGTGCCGATCCCCGGCGCCTCGGCGCTGCTGGCGGCCCTGGTCGCCTCCGGCTTGCCGACCGACACGTTCATGTTCGCCGGTTTCCTGCCGCCGAAGACGGCGGCACGGCGGAAGCGCCTGAAGCAGCTCGGCGCTATCCCCGCGACGCTGGTGTTCTTCGAGTCGCCGCAGCGGCTGGAGGCCTCGCTCACCGACATGAACGCCGAGCTCGGGTCGCGCCAGGCCGTGGTGGCGCGCGAGCTGACCAAGACATTCGAGACGATCCGCCGCGGGCAACTCGCCGACCTCGCCGCGATCTACGCGGCCGAGCCGACGCCCAAGGGCGAGATCGTGGTCGTGGTCGCACCGCCGGCGGAGGAAGCGACCTCGGCGATCGAAGCCGACCGCATCCTGCTCTCGCTGCTCGAAGAAAAAAGCGTCAGCGTCGCCGCCGCCGAAGCCGCCGAGATCACCGGCCTGCCGCGGCGAGATTTGTATCAGCGGGCGCTCGCCCTGAAGGACGGGCGTGGCAAGTGA
- the hemW gene encoding radical SAM family heme chaperone HemW, with protein sequence MSTAIGPDNPGFGVYVHWPFCAAKCPYCDFNSHVRHQAIDQTRYAAAFEAEIAKTAARAPGRTVTSIFLGGGTPSLMEPATVGTILNAIAKHWPVAADAEITMEANPSSVEAERFRGYRAAGVNRVSLGVQALNDRDLKLLGRLHDTDTALRAIEMARATFPRLSFDLIYARPGQTPEMWGEELDRALNLAADHLSLYQLTIEEGTPFFALHKAGKLKTPDEDTAAALYAVTQDVTAAAGLPAYEISNHAVPGAESRHNLVYWRYGEYAGIGPGAHGRLKLADGRHATAAEKVPEAWLAKVEAWGDGLVVDDLLTPEEEGDELLLMGLRLAEGIDLGRYRRFAGRSLDDGRLNDLLAHGMVERAGGERLRATRAGFFVLDAVVADLAA encoded by the coding sequence ATGAGCACCGCCATCGGGCCGGACAACCCCGGCTTCGGCGTCTATGTGCATTGGCCGTTCTGCGCGGCGAAGTGCCCGTACTGCGATTTCAATTCGCACGTCCGTCATCAGGCCATCGACCAGACGCGCTACGCCGCCGCGTTCGAGGCCGAGATCGCGAAGACCGCGGCGCGCGCGCCAGGCCGCACGGTGACGTCGATATTCCTCGGCGGCGGCACGCCGTCGCTGATGGAGCCGGCGACCGTCGGCACGATTCTGAATGCGATCGCCAAGCACTGGCCGGTCGCGGCCGATGCCGAGATCACGATGGAAGCCAATCCCTCCAGCGTTGAGGCGGAGAGATTCCGCGGCTACCGCGCCGCCGGCGTCAACCGCGTCTCCCTCGGCGTCCAGGCGCTGAACGACCGTGACCTGAAACTGCTGGGCCGCCTGCACGACACCGACACCGCGCTCCGCGCCATAGAGATGGCGCGCGCGACCTTCCCGCGCCTGTCGTTCGACCTGATCTACGCGCGGCCCGGGCAGACGCCGGAGATGTGGGGCGAGGAACTCGACCGCGCCCTCAACCTCGCCGCGGATCATCTCTCGCTCTATCAGCTCACCATCGAGGAAGGCACCCCGTTCTTCGCGCTGCATAAGGCCGGCAAGCTGAAGACGCCGGACGAGGATACCGCCGCCGCTCTCTACGCCGTGACGCAGGACGTCACGGCTGCGGCCGGCCTGCCGGCTTACGAAATCTCGAACCACGCCGTGCCGGGCGCCGAGAGCCGGCACAATCTCGTCTACTGGCGCTACGGCGAATACGCCGGCATCGGCCCGGGCGCGCATGGGCGGCTGAAACTCGCCGACGGCCGCCACGCGACGGCCGCCGAGAAGGTGCCCGAGGCCTGGCTCGCCAAGGTCGAAGCGTGGGGCGACGGGCTGGTCGTCGACGATCTGCTGACGCCGGAGGAGGAGGGCGACGAGCTTCTGCTCATGGGCCTCAGGCTCGCCGAAGGCATCGACCTCGGCCGCTACCGGAGATTTGCCGGGCGCTCGCTGGACGATGGCCGGCTCAACGATCTGCTCGCCCACGGCATGGTCGAACGCGCCGGCGGCGAGCGGCTGCGGGCGACGCGCGCCGGATTCTTCGTGCTCGATGCGGTGGTCGCGGATCTGGCGGCTTAG
- the rph gene encoding ribonuclease PH, producing MDQTKPAVPRPSKRVADAMRPVSLERGVAKHAEGSCLVKFGETHVLVTASLDEKVPPWLRGAGKGWVTAEYGMLPRATTERTRREASAGKQSGRTLEIQRLIGRSLRAVVDLKDLGERQIMLDCDVIQADGGTRTASITGAWVALRDCIEWMRARDMITKPVLIDHVAAISAGIYRGQPVLDLDYAEDSEADTDGNFVMTGSGGFVEIQTTAEGKPFTDEEFEQLKTLARNGIAQLVALQKLAVT from the coding sequence ATGGATCAGACAAAACCGGCCGTGCCGCGGCCCTCCAAGCGCGTCGCCGATGCCATGCGCCCCGTCAGCCTCGAGCGCGGCGTCGCCAAGCACGCCGAGGGGTCGTGCCTGGTGAAGTTCGGCGAGACGCATGTGCTGGTCACCGCCTCGCTGGATGAGAAGGTGCCGCCGTGGCTGCGCGGCGCAGGCAAGGGCTGGGTGACGGCGGAATACGGCATGCTGCCGCGCGCCACCACCGAGCGCACCCGCCGCGAGGCTTCGGCCGGCAAGCAGTCCGGCCGGACGCTGGAAATCCAGCGGCTGATCGGCCGGTCGCTCCGCGCTGTCGTCGACCTCAAGGATCTCGGCGAGCGCCAGATTATGCTCGATTGCGACGTCATCCAGGCCGATGGCGGCACGCGCACGGCGTCGATCACCGGCGCCTGGGTTGCGCTCCGCGATTGCATCGAATGGATGCGGGCGCGCGACATGATCACCAAGCCGGTGCTGATCGACCACGTCGCGGCGATCTCGGCCGGCATCTATCGCGGCCAGCCGGTGCTCGACCTCGACTACGCCGAGGATTCGGAGGCGGACACCGACGGCAACTTCGTCATGACCGGCTCGGGCGGCTTCGTCGAGATTCAGACGACCGCCGAGGGCAAGCCGTTCACCGACGAGGAATTCGAGCAATTGAAGACGCTGGCGCGGAACGGCATCGCGCAGCTCGTCGCCCTGCAGAAGCTCGCGGTGACATGA
- a CDS encoding radical SAM protein encodes MLARAATFLQSIDPSLLNLIVLPTEKCNFRCTYCYEDFAKGKMPPKIVLGLKNLLKNRAPTLRRLHLSWFGGEPLLADDVVLEISEYAKDLSIEYGFELFGSITTNGWYLESLLMNSLLEASITNFQISLDGPKRHHDSSRITINNSGTYDRIFSNLRAARDSRGEYEIILRLHVTGENFDDLENWIEEEIKTYFGSDDRFKIFLKLVGRLGGANNDKIKILDDRSRLDNFKRLKSKYERKESGPPTEKICYASRGNSYVIRADGRLAKCTVKLNDPGNDVGFLSETGELIVETEKMRHWMRGLADPDGRTMACPAFAH; translated from the coding sequence ATGCTTGCGCGCGCGGCGACCTTCTTGCAGTCAATCGATCCCTCGCTTCTAAATTTAATCGTACTTCCCACGGAAAAGTGCAACTTCCGTTGCACTTATTGTTACGAGGACTTCGCCAAGGGGAAGATGCCTCCGAAAATTGTTCTTGGACTAAAGAACCTGTTGAAGAATAGGGCCCCGACCCTGCGTCGGCTGCATCTTTCCTGGTTCGGCGGCGAGCCGCTACTAGCGGATGATGTCGTTTTGGAAATATCCGAGTACGCCAAAGACTTGTCGATAGAATACGGCTTCGAGCTTTTCGGATCGATAACTACAAATGGATGGTATCTAGAGTCGCTATTGATGAACAGTCTGCTTGAAGCGTCGATAACGAATTTCCAGATATCTCTCGACGGACCAAAGCGGCATCATGACTCATCTAGAATAACAATAAATAATAGTGGCACCTATGACAGAATATTTTCTAACTTGCGTGCCGCACGAGATTCTCGCGGAGAATACGAAATAATACTTCGCCTACACGTCACTGGAGAGAATTTCGACGATTTGGAAAATTGGATTGAAGAAGAAATTAAAACTTATTTCGGAAGCGACGATAGATTTAAAATATTCTTGAAGCTGGTCGGGCGCTTGGGCGGAGCGAACAACGATAAAATCAAAATTCTAGACGACCGGTCGAGACTCGATAATTTCAAGAGGCTGAAATCGAAGTACGAAAGGAAGGAGAGCGGCCCGCCGACTGAGAAGATTTGTTATGCCAGTCGGGGAAACTCATACGTAATCAGAGCGGACGGTCGTTTGGCAAAATGCACGGTCAAGCTGAACGACCCGGGCAATGACGTTGGTTTCCTGAGCGAGACCGGCGAGTTGATCGTGGAAACGGAAAAGATGCGACATTGGATGCGCGGACTTGCCGATCCCGACGGCCGAACGATGGCGTGCCCGGCATTTGCTCACTAA
- the hrcA gene encoding heat-inducible transcriptional repressor HrcA, whose translation MQDKPTLTPQTSALANLDRRSRDIFKRIVDQYLETGEPMGSRNISRLLPNTLSPASVRNVMADLEQLGLIYAPHTSAGRLPTEFGLRFFVDALLEIGDLSADERRLIEAQVKAGTTPGKTIETLLNEASQALSGLSRGAGVVLANKADIRLKQIEFIRLEPTRALVVLVGEDGSVENRIVELDAGTTPSALIEASNYLNTHLRGRSLSEARTELERRQSAARAELDKLTGDLIDKGLASWADAASGQPETLIVRGRANLLGDVNAAEDLERIRLLFDDLETQRELIRLLGNAETGEGVRIFIGSENQLFSLSGSSLVVSPYRDSEQRIVGVLGVIGPTRLNYARIVPMVDYTAKVVGRLLG comes from the coding sequence ATGCAGGACAAGCCCACCCTCACCCCGCAAACCTCAGCGCTGGCCAATCTCGACCGCCGCTCGCGCGACATCTTCAAGCGCATCGTCGATCAGTATCTCGAGACCGGCGAGCCGATGGGGTCGCGCAACATCTCGCGTCTCCTGCCCAACACGCTGTCGCCCGCCTCGGTGCGCAACGTCATGGCCGACCTCGAGCAGCTCGGCCTGATCTACGCGCCGCACACCTCGGCCGGCCGGCTGCCGACCGAATTCGGCCTGCGCTTCTTTGTCGATGCGCTGCTTGAAATCGGCGACCTGTCGGCCGACGAGCGCCGGCTGATCGAGGCGCAGGTCAAGGCCGGCACCACGCCCGGCAAGACGATCGAGACGCTACTCAACGAGGCCAGCCAGGCGCTGTCGGGCCTGTCGCGTGGCGCCGGCGTCGTGCTCGCCAACAAGGCCGACATCCGCCTCAAGCAGATCGAATTCATCCGCTTGGAGCCGACACGCGCGCTGGTCGTGCTGGTCGGCGAGGACGGCTCGGTCGAAAACCGCATCGTCGAACTCGACGCCGGCACGACGCCCTCGGCGCTCATCGAGGCATCGAACTATCTCAACACGCACCTACGCGGCAGGTCGCTCTCCGAGGCCCGCACCGAACTCGAACGCCGGCAGAGCGCGGCGCGCGCCGAACTCGACAAGCTCACCGGCGACCTCATCGACAAGGGCCTCGCCTCGTGGGCCGACGCGGCGAGCGGCCAACCCGAGACACTGATCGTGCGCGGCCGCGCCAATCTCCTCGGCGACGTCAACGCCGCCGAGGATCTCGAACGCATCCGCCTGCTCTTCGACGATCTCGAAACCCAGCGCGAACTCATCCGCCTGCTCGGCAATGCCGAAACCGGCGAAGGCGTGCGCATCTTCATCGGCTCGGAGAACCAGTTGTTCTCCCTCTCCGGCTCGTCGCTGGTCGTCTCGCCCTACCGCGACTCCGAACAACGTATCGTCGGCGTGCTCGGCGTCATCGGCCCGACGCGTCTCAACTACGCGCGGATCGTACCGATGGTGGACTACACGGCGAAGGTGGTCGGGCGGTTGTTGGGGTAG
- a CDS encoding LLM class flavin-dependent oxidoreductase, producing the protein MIPYSLLDLSPIVAGSTAADSLKNTLDLARRAEQWGYTRYWLAEHHNMPGIASAATSVVIAAVGAATKTMRIGSGGIMLPNHSPLVIAEQFGTLASLYPGRVDLGLGRAPGTDQMTARALRRDVNAAAEHFPEDVIELRVLLGEPQPGQTIHAYPGSGTRVPIWMLGSSLFGAQLAAYLGLPYSFASHFAPDALLDALSIYRERFTPSDELAKRYAMPALQVIAADSDAEARRLFTSTQQSFANMSRGTRGQLPPPIDDIETYWSPQEKERAEHMLSYAVVGGPEAVKAGLRRFIDLTSADEIMVASMIYDHAARLRSFEIVAEAMKASL; encoded by the coding sequence GTGATCCCCTATTCCTTGCTCGACCTGTCGCCGATCGTCGCCGGCAGCACCGCCGCCGACTCCCTCAAGAACACGCTCGATCTCGCCCGCCGCGCCGAGCAATGGGGCTACACGCGCTACTGGCTGGCCGAGCACCACAACATGCCGGGCATCGCCAGCGCCGCGACCTCGGTCGTCATCGCCGCGGTCGGCGCCGCGACCAAAACGATGCGCATCGGCTCGGGCGGGATCATGCTGCCCAACCATTCGCCGCTGGTCATTGCCGAGCAGTTCGGCACGCTTGCCTCGCTCTATCCCGGCCGCGTCGATCTGGGGCTCGGCCGCGCGCCGGGCACCGACCAGATGACGGCGCGCGCGCTCCGCCGCGACGTCAACGCCGCCGCCGAGCATTTCCCCGAGGACGTGATCGAGTTGCGCGTGCTGCTCGGCGAGCCGCAGCCCGGGCAGACCATCCACGCCTATCCCGGTTCGGGCACCAGGGTGCCGATCTGGATGCTGGGCTCGAGCCTCTTCGGCGCGCAGCTCGCAGCGTATCTCGGCCTGCCGTATTCCTTCGCCTCGCACTTCGCGCCGGACGCGCTGCTCGATGCGCTGTCGATCTACCGCGAACGCTTCACGCCCTCGGACGAACTGGCGAAGCGCTACGCCATGCCGGCGCTGCAGGTGATCGCCGCCGACAGCGACGCCGAGGCACGACGCCTTTTCACCTCGACGCAGCAATCCTTCGCCAACATGTCGCGCGGCACGCGCGGCCAGCTTCCGCCGCCGATCGACGACATCGAGACATACTGGTCGCCGCAGGAGAAGGAGCGCGCCGAGCACATGCTGTCATACGCGGTGGTCGGCGGGCCGGAGGCGGTGAAGGCCGGGCTACGGCGGTTCATCGACCTGACGTCGGCCGACGAGATCATGGTCGCATCGATGATCTACGATCACGCCGCGCGGCTGCGGTCGTTCGAGATCGTCGCGGAGGCGATGAAGGCGAGTCTGTAA
- a CDS encoding penicillin-binding protein activator: MSRRNLLRTGSNPGFLRVLVGVLAFGAIAMLAACNSSRVGSGFGTGPVVQATQPVTGETIGTGNIRVALLLPLSATGNAGQIATAFRNAADLALRDFKTAGIQILVKDDLGTADGARAAASDAIAQGAELILGPLFARSVNGVSQVARAARVPVIAFSSDTTTAGQGLYLLSFLPQSDVDRIVSFAATQGKRSIAALLPNNAYGTLVEAALQRAAANAGGRVMTTARYELDKTAMQTQATQLAALVKGGTIDAILLPDAGDATPFLAQVLAANGVTADKMTYLGSGQWDNDQRITGESNLAGAYYPAPEGTGFASFSRRYQAAFGSPPSRTASLAYDATSLAAGLAARFGDQRFAEQTLTNANGFIGIDGAFRFLPNGLNQRGLAVYQIQAGKAVIVDPAPKTFARAPGT; this comes from the coding sequence TTGTCCCGCCGGAATTTACTGCGCACCGGCAGCAATCCGGGCTTCCTCCGCGTCCTCGTCGGCGTCCTCGCCTTCGGTGCCATCGCGATGCTTGCCGCGTGCAATTCTTCGCGCGTCGGCAGCGGATTCGGCACCGGTCCGGTCGTGCAGGCGACCCAGCCGGTCACCGGCGAGACCATCGGCACCGGCAATATCCGCGTCGCGCTGCTGCTGCCGCTTTCGGCCACCGGTAACGCCGGCCAGATCGCGACCGCCTTCCGCAACGCCGCCGATCTCGCACTCCGCGATTTCAAGACGGCCGGCATCCAGATCCTGGTCAAGGACGACCTCGGCACCGCCGACGGCGCCCGCGCGGCGGCGAGCGACGCCATCGCGCAGGGCGCGGAACTGATCCTCGGGCCGCTGTTCGCGCGTTCCGTCAACGGCGTGTCGCAGGTGGCGCGCGCCGCACGCGTGCCGGTCATCGCTTTCTCGAGCGATACGACCACCGCCGGCCAGGGCCTCTATCTTCTCTCGTTCCTGCCGCAGAGCGACGTCGATCGCATCGTCTCGTTCGCCGCGACGCAGGGCAAACGCTCCATCGCCGCGCTGCTCCCCAACAACGCCTATGGCACGCTGGTCGAGGCCGCGCTACAGCGCGCCGCTGCCAACGCCGGCGGCCGCGTCATGACGACGGCGCGCTACGAACTCGACAAGACGGCGATGCAGACGCAGGCGACGCAGCTTGCCGCGCTGGTCAAGGGCGGCACCATCGACGCGATCCTGTTGCCCGACGCCGGCGATGCGACGCCGTTCTTGGCGCAGGTGCTCGCCGCCAACGGCGTCACCGCCGACAAGATGACCTACCTCGGCTCCGGCCAGTGGGACAACGACCAGCGCATCACCGGCGAATCCAATCTCGCCGGCGCCTACTACCCGGCACCGGAAGGCACCGGCTTCGCCAGCTTCTCGCGCCGCTACCAGGCAGCGTTCGGCTCGCCGCCGAGCCGCACCGCCTCGCTCGCCTATGACGCGACCAGCCTCGCCGCGGGCCTCGCCGCCCGCTTCGGCGACCAGCGCTTCGCCGAGCAGACGCTCACCAACGCCAACGGCTTCATCGGCATCGACGGCGCCTTCCGCTTCCTGCCCAACGGGCTCAACCAGCGCGGCCTGGCCGTCTACCAGATCCAGGCCGGCAAGGCGGTGATCGTCGACCCGGCACCGAAGACGTTTGCGCGGGCGCCGGGGACCTAG
- the rdgB gene encoding RdgB/HAM1 family non-canonical purine NTP pyrophosphatase produces the protein MNHLHRGDTIVFATHNAAKIRELDEMLAPFRMTVASASALGLPEPEETGLTFEENAILKAVAAATASGKPSLADDSGIAIDALGGEPGIYSARWAGPNKDFAGAMRTIENELQKAGATTPDKRTARFIAVLCLAFPDGSTQTFRGEVEGTLVWPPRGPNGFGYDPMFVPEGHDRTFGEMGPHEKAQLSHRARAFSAFAHAVLK, from the coding sequence ATGAACCACCTGCACCGCGGCGACACCATCGTCTTCGCGACCCACAACGCCGCCAAGATTCGCGAGCTCGACGAGATGCTGGCGCCGTTCCGCATGACGGTCGCCTCTGCGAGTGCGTTGGGTTTGCCGGAGCCGGAGGAGACCGGCCTCACCTTCGAGGAGAACGCCATCCTCAAGGCGGTGGCTGCCGCGACCGCCTCGGGCAAGCCGTCGCTCGCCGACGACTCCGGCATCGCGATCGATGCGCTGGGCGGCGAGCCCGGCATATATTCGGCGCGCTGGGCCGGGCCGAACAAGGATTTCGCCGGCGCCATGCGGACCATCGAAAACGAGCTGCAGAAGGCCGGTGCGACAACGCCCGACAAGCGCACGGCGCGTTTCATCGCGGTGCTGTGCCTGGCGTTTCCCGATGGCTCGACGCAGACCTTCCGCGGCGAGGTTGAGGGCACGCTGGTGTGGCCGCCGCGCGGGCCGAACGGGTTTGGCTACGATCCGATGTTTGTTCCCGAGGGACATGATCGCACGTTCGGTGAGATGGGTCCGCACGAGAAGGCGCAGCTGTCGCATCGCGCCCGTGCCTTTTCGGCGTTTGCGCACGCGGTGCTGAAATGA
- a CDS encoding NAD(P)-binding domain-containing protein — protein MKIGIMGTGDVGRALGRGFVTLGHDVRMGARTAGHEKALAWASEMGSRASEGTFADAAKFGELLVFATLGTANPEVVKLAGAANFAGKVVIDATNPLDFSGGFPPDLNPKGNDSGGETLQRAIPDARVVKAFNTVGNVFMFKPQMEGGPPDMFIAGDDAEAKKTVTKILADFGWPSVIDFGGIKASRWLEAMCIAWVLACVGTNNWRLAFKVLRG, from the coding sequence ATGAAGATCGGGATCATGGGAACCGGCGACGTCGGCCGCGCCCTGGGCAGGGGCTTCGTGACGCTCGGTCACGACGTCAGGATGGGCGCGCGCACGGCAGGCCACGAGAAGGCGCTGGCGTGGGCGAGCGAGATGGGCAGCCGCGCCAGCGAAGGTACCTTCGCCGACGCCGCGAAGTTCGGCGAGCTGCTCGTGTTCGCGACGCTGGGCACCGCCAACCCCGAGGTCGTCAAGCTGGCGGGCGCGGCAAATTTCGCCGGCAAGGTGGTGATCGACGCGACCAACCCGCTCGATTTTTCCGGCGGCTTCCCGCCTGACCTCAACCCCAAGGGCAACGACTCGGGCGGCGAGACGCTGCAGCGCGCCATCCCCGACGCCAGGGTGGTGAAGGCATTCAACACCGTCGGCAACGTCTTCATGTTCAAGCCACAGATGGAAGGCGGCCCGCCCGACATGTTCATCGCCGGCGACGATGCCGAGGCGAAGAAGACGGTGACCAAAATTCTCGCCGACTTCGGCTGGCCGAGCGTCATCGACTTCGGCGGCATCAAGGCATCGCGCTGGCTGGAGGCGATGTGCATCGCCTGGGTGCTCGCCTGCGTCGGCACCAACAACTGGCGCCTGGCGTTCAAGGTGCTGCGCGGCTGA
- the gshB gene encoding glutathione synthase, protein MPLKVAFQMDHIAGIHIRGDSTFALMLEGERRGHEQYHYTPHRLSMTDGIVRAGVERVEVRDVEGNHFTLGEKRTVELATFDVVHLRQDPPFDMGYITTTHLLEQIGGRTLVVNDPVSVRNAPEKVFVTQFPALTPPTLITRDRDAIAAFRREHGDIIVKPLYGNGGAGVFRIAGGDENLVALIEMFENAFREPFVVQRYLPEVRQGDKRIILVEGEPVGAINRVPAVGEARSNMHVGGRPEPVEITARDREICDAIGPELRRRGLLFVGIDVIGKYLTEINVTSPTGIREVKRFGGADIAALIWDAIEKRAAGR, encoded by the coding sequence ATGCCGCTGAAGGTCGCCTTCCAGATGGACCACATCGCCGGGATTCACATCCGCGGCGACTCGACCTTCGCGCTGATGCTGGAAGGCGAGCGGCGCGGGCACGAGCAGTACCACTACACGCCGCACCGCCTGTCGATGACCGACGGGATCGTGCGCGCCGGCGTCGAGAGGGTCGAGGTGCGCGATGTCGAGGGCAATCATTTCACCCTCGGCGAAAAGCGCACCGTCGAGCTCGCGACTTTCGATGTCGTGCACCTGCGCCAGGACCCGCCCTTCGACATGGGCTACATCACGACCACGCATCTGCTTGAGCAGATCGGCGGCCGGACTCTCGTCGTCAACGATCCGGTCAGCGTCCGCAACGCGCCGGAGAAAGTCTTCGTCACGCAGTTTCCGGCGCTGACGCCGCCGACGCTGATCACGCGCGACCGCGACGCGATCGCCGCCTTCCGCCGCGAGCACGGTGACATTATCGTCAAGCCGCTCTACGGCAACGGCGGCGCCGGCGTCTTCCGCATCGCCGGCGGCGACGAGAATCTCGTCGCGCTGATCGAGATGTTCGAGAATGCGTTCCGCGAGCCGTTCGTCGTGCAGCGCTACCTGCCCGAGGTGCGCCAGGGCGACAAGCGCATCATCCTGGTCGAGGGCGAGCCGGTCGGCGCCATCAACCGCGTGCCGGCGGTCGGCGAGGCGCGCTCCAATATGCACGTCGGCGGCCGGCCCGAGCCGGTGGAGATCACCGCACGCGACCGCGAGATCTGCGACGCCATCGGACCGGAGCTGCGCAGGCGCGGCCTCCTCTTCGTCGGCATCGATGTCATCGGAAAGTATCTGACCGAGATCAACGTCACCTCGCCGACCGGCATCCGCGAGGTGAAACGGTTCGGCGGCGCCGATATCGCGGCGCTGATCTGGGACGCGATCGAGAAGCGGGCGGCGGGGCGCTAG